The genome window CAGCCCACCGAAGAGGAGCCCTCGGTCCAGGATCTGCTGCAGCCCGTCGCGCCGGCGGCGGAAGTCCTTCACCATCTCCTCGAGGCGGCCGAGGCGGGCGACCTGCTCCTCCTGCGACTCGCGGATCGCCTCGGGGATCTCCTCGAAGAGCACGCTGCCCGCCCCCGAGAGGGAGAGGCGCAGGGCCAGGAGGTAGGAGGTGCCGCGGATCGGGGTCACCAGCCACATCCAGCGCTCCCCCTCCTCGAAGGTGCGGGTGACCACGGTGCGGCTGCCCGGCAGCCCCGTGGGCTCCGGGGTCGGGGCGGGCGGCTCGGGGCGGGCCTCGCCCTCGCCCTCCCCGGGGCCGGCGGGGGGCGGGGCAGGCGGCCGGGCGAGGTTGATCGCCGAGCGCAGGTTCACGGCCTCCTGCTCGATCAGGGCGGCGAGCTCGGGCAGCACGGCGAGGGGCGTCCCCGGATCGTGCACCTGATGGAGGAGGAGCTTGCGGCTCTCGAAGTCCACGAGGGCCGCCTGGCCCCGGTCGGGCAGGTTGCGGTCGCGGATCTCGATCAGGCTCTTCTGGGCGGCGAGCCGGGCGGCGGTGCGCTCGGCGGCGGGGAGGGCCAGCAGGGCGCGCTCGACGTCCTCGACGAGATCCACCGTGCGCTCCCGCCACTGCAGGCGCAGCGCGCTCTCGAGGGTCTCGTGGGCGCGCTCCATCGCCCGCCCGATCTCCTGCTCCCCCTTGCTCCGCGCGCTGCGGGTGTCGGCCTCGAGGGACTCGAGCTGTCGTCCGAGCTCTCCGAGGTCCTGGCGCACCTGACCGTAGCCGAGGAGGACGATGCCCACCGGTGCGGCGGCCACCAGCACCAGGAAGGTCACCAGGAGGAACTGCACCCGGGCGAAGAGCTGCTGGCCCCCCGGCTCACTGCGTCGCCTGCGTCCCTGGCTCATCGCTCCCGGCTCTCCTTCATCGCTCGGTCTCGTCGAGGGTGGTCCAGCGCCGCACCTCCTCGGTCCAGATCCCGGCCAGCGCTCCCGGGGAGAGCAGCGACCAGCTGCGGCCGTCGGCGCTCACCGCCCCCTGCAGGGGACCGGCAGCGGCCGGCGCGCCGCCCGGGAGGGGCAGGGCCTCCTGGATCCCGTGGGTGGCCTCGATCGGGATGGCCGCGCGCAGCTCGCCCTCCCGCAGGACCAGGACCGACGCGCCCGGGCGCGCCGCCCCCGTGGTGGGCAGGTCCGGGAGGCGCAGGACCGGCAGGACCCGGCCCCGGCGCGAGGTGGCGCCCAGCACCCAGGGTGGGGCGCCCGGCACGGGGGTGACCGAGCCCAGCGCGAAGACCTCCTCGACCGCGCTCACCGGGATGGCCACGGAGACGCCCGCGAGCTCGCAGAGGCAGACCCGCATCAGGGGCACACTCCCTAGCGCTCCGTGCCGAGCAGGCGAGCCGCGGCGGCCGCGAGATCCTCGGGCGAGAAGGGCTTCACCAGGTACTCGTCCGCGCCCTGCCGCTTGCCCCAGATCTGATCCGCCTGCTGATCCTTCGAGGTCACGATGATGATCGGGATGCTGGCGTAGGTCGGATCGCGCTTGAGGTCCCGGCAGAGGGCGAAGCCGTTCTTGCCGGGCATGATCACGTCGAGGATGAGCAGGTCGGGCGGCTCGAGGCGCACCATCCGCTCGGCCTCCTCCCCGTCCACCGCGGTGAGGATGCGGTGCCCGAGGGTGGAGAGGACCTTCTGGAAGATCCGCAGCTCGGTGGGTGAGTCATCGGCGATGAGGATCGTCTTCGACATGGCGTCCGCAGGAGAGAATTCTGCCACAAGAGCCGATCCAAACCCCACCTCATGGCGAGACTCTTCGTCGCCGGGCGTCAGGAGGGGTAGGGTGGACCTCAGCATGGGCGTCGCGCTCTCCCTCTCGATCCTGGCCAGCTTCCTCCTCGGCGGGCTGGTGGCCTTCACCTCCTGGCTGGGGTGGAGGACCGGGCTGAAGCTCGAGCTGGCGCTGCTGGTCTTCACCGGCCTGCTCCTCGCGGGCTTCGTGCTCGAGCGCGGCGCGCGCCGCAAGAAGGCGCCCCTCCTCGCGGCCTGGCCCCTCCTGCTGGCGATCGGCGGCGGCGCGCTCGCCGGGCTCTCCTTCCTCCTCGGGGGCGGGCCGGCGATCTATCCGCCGGTCATCGAGCGCTCGATCGATCTCGGCGCCTGGACCCTCGCCGGGGGCGGCGCCGCCGGGGCGCTGGTGGCGCTGATCTTCGGGGCGCTGGCCACCCGCGAGGGCGGGGCGCTGCGCGCCGCAGCGGGGCTGCTCTGCTGCGGCCTCGGCCTGCTCTCCCTGCAGCCCGCGCTGGCCGCGGCGGGGCAGCCCACGGTGGGCCCCCTGGGGCTGGGGGTGGCCGTGGCGGCGGTGGTAGCCTACCGGCTCACTCGCCGGTCGTGATCCGGACCAGGTTCAGGTCCTGATCCCAGGCCAGGATCTGGCCGTGCTCCAGCTCGTTCCAGCCGGTGGTGTCCGCCACCAGCGTGCTCACGACGACGGTCCGCAGGGCGTCGTGGGAGAGGCGCAGGGGGTGGTTGGCCGGGGTGTCGGCGTCCAGGCCGCAGACCTCGCAGGTCTCGATGGCCCCGAGCTCGGTCCACCAGAGCGGGCGGGCGCCGACCCGGGAGGCCACGAGGGCGCGGCCGTTGGTCGCGACCAGGTCCAGGGTGGAGTGGCCGTCGCCGCTCACCGTGGTGGCCAGGTGCTCGACCCGGGTGATCGTCCGGGAGAGGGCCGCGGCGACGTCGGCGGCCGCCGGGTGGTGGGTCTTGAGCAGATCCGCCTCGGCCAGCTCGGCGAGGAAGACCGCGAAGACGTGCTCGGTGTCCGTGTCACCGGCGATGGCGCGCTGCAGGAAGGAGGGCAGCCCCTCGACCAGGGACGGGCGCAGGTCCCCGAAGCCGGCGACGGTGCCGTCGTGGGCGAAGAGCCAGTTGTGGTGGCGGAAGGGGTGGGTGTTCTCCTCGCGGTAGCCGCCCACCGTGGCGCGCCGCAGGTGGACGATCGCCGCCGGGGCCTTCACCCCCGCGAGGAGCTCGA of Deltaproteobacteria bacterium contains these proteins:
- a CDS encoding chemotaxis protein CheW, translated to MRVCLCELAGVSVAIPVSAVEEVFALGSVTPVPGAPPWVLGATSRRGRVLPVLRLPDLPTTGAARPGASVLVLREGELRAAIPIEATHGIQEALPLPGGAPAAAGPLQGAVSADGRSWSLLSPGALAGIWTEEVRRWTTLDETER
- a CDS encoding response regulator, whose translation is MSKTILIADDSPTELRIFQKVLSTLGHRILTAVDGEEAERMVRLEPPDLLILDVIMPGKNGFALCRDLKRDPTYASIPIIIVTSKDQQADQIWGKRQGADEYLVKPFSPEDLAAAAARLLGTER
- a CDS encoding class II glutamine amidotransferase, which codes for MLIALMQSDAGLLPCRLRLLEPVFHRPEGAEEPGAVGAGYVSNGHALVQKGPGSLAEHGAFELLAGVKAPAAIVHLRRATVGGYREENTHPFRHHNWLFAHDGTVAGFGDLRPSLVEGLPSFLQRAIAGDTDTEHVFAVFLAELAEADLLKTHHPAAADVAAALSRTITRVEHLATTVSGDGHSTLDLVATNGRALVASRVGARPLWWTELGAIETCEVCGLDADTPANHPLRLSHDALRTVVVSTLVADTTGWNELEHGQILAWDQDLNLVRITTGE